A window of Sulfurimonas gotlandica GD1 contains these coding sequences:
- a CDS encoding hydrogenase small subunit produces the protein MIEKREALAKMFSAKGSKINTNRGAEYYDALMKTMTKRLDELEKTPAASKASIHAILDSEGLDRRDFMKWASAACAALMLPSNFTPLIARAAELMNRVPVIWIELQDCAGNSEAILRSDAPTIDELILETISLEFNETLMSAAGHQAEAHLEEAMHTFKGKYLCVVEGSIPLAMNGLYGTIGAKGETFVDHLNRVAKDSAAVVAVGTCATFGGVPAASPNPTGAVGVQDVVRGKPIINIPACPANPANITGTILHYVLSGQIPELDHLNRPKFAFGYRIHDNCERRAHFDAGEFVEEWGDKGAQNNFCLYKMGCKGPMTFNNCSIVRYNSGTNWPIGAGHGCIGCSEPQFWDKYAQERPMADTHFKAPGGGVEKTVDEFGLGLLTAAGIGIGIHAAASVIAGKKEGDE, from the coding sequence ATGATTGAAAAACGAGAGGCCTTAGCAAAAATGTTTAGTGCTAAAGGATCGAAAATTAATACCAACCGTGGTGCTGAATATTACGATGCTTTAATGAAAACAATGACTAAAAGGCTAGATGAGCTAGAAAAAACACCAGCCGCGTCTAAAGCATCAATTCACGCTATTTTAGATTCAGAAGGATTAGACAGAAGAGATTTTATGAAGTGGGCGAGTGCAGCGTGTGCAGCGTTAATGCTCCCATCTAACTTCACACCTCTTATTGCAAGGGCAGCTGAGCTTATGAATAGAGTTCCAGTTATATGGATAGAACTTCAAGATTGTGCAGGTAACTCAGAAGCAATCCTAAGAAGTGACGCTCCAACAATTGATGAATTGATTCTTGAAACAATTTCATTAGAATTTAACGAAACATTAATGTCAGCAGCTGGTCATCAAGCTGAAGCACATTTAGAAGAGGCTATGCATACATTTAAGGGTAAATATCTTTGTGTTGTTGAAGGTTCTATTCCTTTAGCTATGAATGGTCTATATGGAACAATCGGTGCAAAGGGTGAGACTTTTGTAGATCACTTAAACCGAGTTGCAAAAGACAGTGCTGCTGTTGTTGCAGTTGGTACTTGTGCAACATTCGGTGGTGTTCCGGCAGCTTCTCCAAACCCAACAGGTGCAGTTGGTGTTCAAGATGTTGTTCGTGGCAAGCCTATTATTAACATTCCTGCTTGTCCTGCAAATCCTGCAAACATTACAGGTACTATACTTCATTATGTTCTCTCTGGACAAATTCCAGAACTAGATCACTTAAACCGTCCTAAGTTTGCATTTGGATATAGAATCCATGATAACTGTGAAAGACGTGCGCATTTTGACGCAGGTGAGTTTGTAGAAGAGTGGGGTGATAAAGGTGCTCAAAACAATTTCTGTCTTTATAAGATGGGTTGTAAAGGTCCTATGACATTTAACAACTGTTCAATTGTTAGATACAACAGTGGAACAAACTGGCCTATTGGTGCTGGACACGGTTGTATAGGTTGTTCAGAACCACAATTTTGGGATAAATATGCTCAAGAGAGACCAATGGCTGATACTCACTTTAAAGCACCAGGCGGCGGAGTAGAAAAAACTGTAGATGAATTTGGTTTAGGACTGCTTACAGCAGCTGGTATCGGTATTGGTATTCATGCGGCAGCAAGTGTTATAGCAGGGAAAAAAGAGGGGGATGAGTAG
- a CDS encoding efflux RND transporter periplasmic adaptor subunit: MKKIILVTLALVASLSAQEIYATFNIEADKSANLAFYSSGIIDKVYVDVASSVKKGDKLVELQNDDLKASLKIATASLSEAEVTLKFAKKDYDRQLLIKDLIDEAKFDQYELVYERSKVAVASAKANLAYQQSLLDRSIILAPFDGIIFEKSVEVGDVVSGMMLRTIFKIQSQSKRKLVFEFDQKYWKSVKVGDSVKYTVNGDKDSYTGKISKLYPHANSDNRKIKAEVVANGFIVGLFGEGYIIVPDEK, translated from the coding sequence ATGAAGAAAATAATTTTAGTCACTTTAGCTTTAGTAGCTAGCCTAAGCGCACAAGAGATATACGCAACATTTAATATAGAAGCTGACAAAAGTGCAAATCTTGCCTTTTACTCTAGTGGAATCATAGATAAAGTATATGTAGATGTAGCCAGTAGTGTGAAAAAGGGTGACAAGTTAGTAGAACTTCAAAATGATGACTTAAAAGCATCTCTAAAGATTGCAACAGCATCACTATCTGAAGCAGAAGTTACTTTGAAGTTTGCTAAGAAAGACTATGACAGACAGCTTCTTATCAAAGACCTGATAGATGAAGCAAAGTTTGACCAGTATGAGCTTGTATATGAAAGATCAAAAGTAGCAGTAGCATCTGCAAAAGCAAACTTGGCTTATCAGCAGTCGCTTTTAGACAGAAGTATTATCTTGGCTCCATTTGACGGGATTATCTTTGAGAAGAGTGTTGAGGTGGGAGATGTTGTAAGCGGGATGATGCTTCGTACTATTTTTAAAATACAGAGCCAGTCAAAAAGAAAATTGGTTTTTGAGTTTGATCAAAAGTACTGGAAGAGTGTAAAAGTTGGAGATAGTGTTAAGTACACAGTTAATGGTGATAAGGATAGTTACACAGGTAAGATATCTAAACTATATCCACATGCTAACAGTGATAACAGAAAGATAAAAGCAGAAGTTGTCGCTAATGGTTTTATAGTTGGTCTTTTTGGTGAAGGGTATATCATAGTACCTGATGAAAAGTAG
- a CDS encoding response regulator transcription factor: MIHIAMVEDDTELADVLTQYLSKFNICVTNYEDPFIALSAIALKEFDLIILDLTLPGLDGLEVCKELVTKYDIPIIISSARSDIADKVIALELGADDYLPKPYDPRELEVRIKTILRRFNKQMPKALDEVKEIFTLDEERQEIKKNGKFIKFTPAEFQIMSLMCKRKGFVVSRYDILDSCDFLNSDEDSGSIAVIINRIRHKIEEDSKKPEYFITIRGVGYKLVE; the protein is encoded by the coding sequence GTGATACATATTGCAATGGTAGAAGATGATACGGAGTTAGCCGATGTTTTAACTCAGTATCTATCAAAGTTTAACATCTGTGTTACAAATTATGAAGACCCTTTTATTGCACTTAGTGCTATCGCTTTAAAAGAGTTTGATTTAATAATATTAGATCTTACTCTTCCCGGACTTGATGGACTTGAAGTTTGTAAAGAATTAGTTACAAAGTATGACATACCTATAATCATCTCAAGTGCCAGAAGCGATATAGCAGACAAAGTTATAGCACTGGAACTTGGTGCAGATGATTATCTTCCAAAACCTTATGATCCAAGAGAATTAGAAGTCAGAATCAAAACAATACTTAGAAGATTTAATAAGCAGATGCCAAAGGCTTTAGATGAGGTAAAAGAGATATTTACTTTAGATGAAGAGAGGCAAGAGATTAAAAAAAACGGCAAGTTTATAAAATTCACTCCCGCAGAATTTCAAATAATGTCTCTGATGTGTAAAAGAAAAGGTTTTGTAGTTTCAAGATATGATATTTTGGATAGTTGTGACTTTCTAAATAGCGATGAAGATAGTGGAAGTATAGCGGTAATAATAAATAGAATTAGACATAAAATAGAAGAAGATTCTAAAAAACCGGAGTACTTTATAACTATTAGAGGTGTGGGGTATAAATTAGTAGAATGA
- a CDS encoding lipid A deacylase LpxR family protein, protein MKHYKKLLSLLVASTLNADQFSFQLYNDFFAGTDQHFTNGVAFSWLNDTYKHEDNSSVNAYGNFMVNTFKVIAPNGLDKSKRYSSGTSLSQIIITPIDTTISTPQYDDIPYAGYLALGLYLFEWDDNSFNEYRVDFGVVGRESGAKQMQNTFHSLIGNPHAKGWDTQIGTKYTVNALYRRGYRTWKTNKVGRLSMDWFNHFGAELGNFEIDAFGGTMFRIGKNYIQNFNVHYPYLREEAGLLEVDKICHGFGWSISAGMNGAVVAYSYIIDQAKKDGYNISQKTFNASLYLGAELYYNVHKLSYFYQSQSPYTNEQKGADTYGSLMYSYQF, encoded by the coding sequence ATGAAACATTATAAAAAATTATTATCATTACTGGTCGCATCTACACTAAATGCTGACCAGTTCTCATTTCAGCTTTATAATGATTTTTTTGCAGGGACTGACCAGCACTTTACAAACGGTGTAGCTTTTAGCTGGCTAAATGATACATATAAGCACGAAGATAATAGTTCTGTTAATGCATATGGTAATTTTATGGTCAATACATTTAAAGTAATAGCTCCAAATGGCCTTGATAAATCAAAGCGTTATAGTTCAGGTACAAGCCTTTCACAAATAATTATTACTCCAATAGACACAACTATTTCCACTCCTCAATATGATGATATTCCTTACGCCGGTTATTTGGCACTGGGATTGTATCTTTTTGAATGGGATGACAATAGTTTTAATGAGTATAGAGTTGACTTTGGTGTTGTAGGCAGAGAGTCCGGTGCTAAGCAGATGCAAAATACATTTCACTCTCTCATCGGCAATCCACATGCAAAAGGTTGGGATACTCAAATAGGCACAAAATATACAGTTAACGCTCTATATAGACGGGGGTATAGAACTTGGAAGACAAATAAAGTAGGTCGTCTCAGTATGGACTGGTTCAATCATTTTGGTGCTGAGTTAGGTAACTTTGAGATAGATGCTTTTGGTGGAACAATGTTTCGCATAGGAAAAAACTATATACAAAATTTTAATGTTCACTATCCATACTTAAGAGAAGAAGCGGGGCTTTTAGAAGTAGACAAAATATGTCATGGCTTTGGCTGGTCGATAAGTGCTGGGATGAATGGAGCTGTTGTAGCTTATTCATATATAATCGATCAGGCTAAAAAAGATGGATATAACATCAGTCAAAAAACTTTTAATGCTTCTTTATACTTAGGTGCAGAGCTTTACTACAATGTTCATAAACTATCATACTTCTACCAATCTCAATCCCCATACACTAATGAGCAAAAGGGTGCTGATACTTATGGCTCTCTAATGTACTCATATCAGTTTTAA
- a CDS encoding nickel-dependent hydrogenase large subunit, with product MASKHIIVDPITRIEGHLRIEAVIDENNVITDAFASSTMFRGIETILKGRDPRDAGLLAMRICGVCTGTHYQRSIEAVEDAFKLKIPKNARIVRNLIQGALYVHDHVVHFYHLHALDWVDITSALKADPKLAAAEALKWVDTPHGTGEGELRAIQERVGKFVAQGRLGIFSNAYWGNKNYKLSPEQNLVAVAHYLQALDMQRDASKMMAIFGGKMPHPQSLVVGGVTCVQDIQNPARIAEFKSLLNKFRNFIKNAYIPDVLMAGTVYADEALDGTGSGLKNYMSYGDFKLDDTGFYTSSQLFPSGVVLNGDLTKLYPLDQTKITEDVSHAWYEGANDKGLHPYDGVTNPKYTGLEKKEDGYSYLKTKEKYSWIKSPLYDDTRMEVGPLARIAVGLAAGDENITKYAVSFLTKLGKTLGLKTAAPASVIFSTVGRTAARAIETELMADVMMGWVDELAANVASGDISTWTEFDFDKVSKDARGFGMAEAPRGGLGHWVVIKDGKIENYQAVVPSTWNAAPRDYKDRKGAYESALIGTKVADPEQPLEILRTIHSFDPCIACAVHIVDTKGRELSSFKVNTSCAV from the coding sequence ATGGCAAGCAAACATATAATAGTAGATCCAATAACAAGGATTGAAGGACATTTAAGAATAGAAGCAGTTATTGATGAGAATAATGTAATTACAGATGCATTTGCCAGTTCAACAATGTTTAGAGGAATAGAGACAATACTAAAAGGTAGAGATCCTAGAGATGCTGGACTTCTTGCAATGAGAATATGTGGTGTTTGTACAGGTACTCACTATCAAAGAAGTATTGAAGCAGTTGAAGATGCTTTCAAACTAAAAATCCCTAAAAATGCAAGAATCGTAAGAAACTTGATTCAAGGTGCACTTTATGTACACGATCATGTTGTTCATTTTTATCATCTTCATGCACTTGACTGGGTAGATATTACATCTGCACTAAAAGCTGATCCAAAACTAGCAGCTGCAGAAGCACTAAAATGGGTAGATACCCCTCATGGAACTGGTGAAGGTGAACTTAGAGCTATTCAAGAAAGAGTTGGTAAATTTGTAGCACAAGGTCGTCTTGGTATTTTTTCAAACGCGTATTGGGGAAATAAAAACTATAAATTATCACCTGAACAAAATCTAGTTGCAGTGGCTCACTACTTACAAGCACTTGATATGCAAAGAGATGCATCTAAAATGATGGCTATCTTTGGCGGTAAGATGCCTCACCCACAATCGTTAGTAGTTGGTGGTGTAACTTGTGTTCAAGATATTCAAAATCCTGCAAGAATTGCTGAATTTAAATCACTTCTAAACAAGTTTAGAAATTTTATTAAAAATGCATATATTCCAGATGTTCTTATGGCTGGTACTGTTTATGCAGATGAGGCTCTTGATGGAACTGGTTCAGGACTTAAGAACTATATGAGTTATGGTGACTTTAAACTTGATGATACAGGATTTTATACATCATCTCAACTATTCCCAAGCGGTGTAGTACTAAATGGTGATTTGACTAAACTTTATCCACTAGATCAAACTAAGATTACAGAAGATGTTTCTCATGCTTGGTATGAAGGTGCAAATGATAAAGGTCTTCACCCGTATGATGGTGTTACTAACCCTAAGTATACAGGTTTAGAGAAAAAAGAAGATGGTTACTCATACTTAAAAACTAAAGAAAAATATTCTTGGATTAAGTCACCTCTATATGATGACACAAGAATGGAAGTTGGTCCATTGGCTAGAATAGCTGTTGGTCTTGCAGCTGGTGATGAAAATATTACTAAGTATGCAGTTAGTTTTTTAACTAAGCTAGGAAAGACTTTAGGACTTAAGACTGCTGCTCCTGCATCTGTAATTTTCTCAACTGTAGGAAGAACAGCTGCTCGTGCTATTGAGACAGAGCTAATGGCTGATGTTATGATGGGCTGGGTTGATGAGTTGGCTGCAAATGTAGCATCTGGAGATATAAGTACTTGGACAGAGTTCGATTTTGACAAAGTATCTAAAGATGCTAGAGGTTTTGGTATGGCTGAGGCTCCTCGTGGTGGTTTAGGACACTGGGTCGTAATCAAAGACGGTAAGATAGAAAATTATCAAGCAGTTGTTCCATCAACATGGAATGCAGCTCCAAGAGATTACAAAGACAGAAAAGGTGCTTATGAATCAGCACTTATCGGCACAAAAGTAGCTGATCCTGAACAACCATTAGAGATACTAAGAACTATACATAGTTTTGACCCTTGTATAGCGTGTGCTGTACATATTGTGGATACAAAAGGAAGAGAGCTTAGTAGTTTCAAAGTAAACACCAGCTGTGCCGTTTAA
- a CDS encoding Spy/CpxP family protein refolding chaperone — MNKKIIISLTATALLATSLLAFNGQGQMQQGNNQGIKQGKMMQGQMGQRRPMFLHMIMKLDLSDKQRADIKAIAKKSMQNMPNPHDAFTDATFDKEKFVKLANERRDSKAQRKAEMIEEIYAVLDSSQKKDLKTMLDMKDMMKKKMMLNSNCNMQNCNNRR, encoded by the coding sequence ATGAACAAGAAAATTATTATAAGTTTAACAGCAACGGCACTACTGGCAACATCACTACTAGCTTTCAATGGGCAAGGACAGATGCAACAAGGAAATAACCAAGGAATTAAGCAAGGCAAGATGATGCAAGGTCAAATGGGTCAAAGAAGACCAATGTTTTTGCACATGATTATGAAGCTTGATTTGAGTGATAAGCAAAGAGCTGATATAAAAGCTATTGCAAAAAAGAGTATGCAAAATATGCCAAATCCTCATGATGCATTTACAGATGCTACTTTTGACAAAGAAAAATTTGTTAAATTGGCAAATGAGAGAAGAGATTCTAAAGCTCAGAGAAAAGCAGAGATGATTGAAGAAATTTATGCAGTTCTTGATTCTTCTCAAAAGAAAGATTTAAAAACAATGCTTGATATGAAGGATATGATGAAAAAAAAGATGATGTTAAATAGTAATTGTAATATGCAAAATTGCAATAATAGAAGATGA
- a CDS encoding ArsS family sensor histidine kinase yields the protein MNKNSIIFTITITFIIALVLVLVSFGILYKVSEKREDFLIVKRNMEATNMFFREFKHGGLTKKLEEDLKLINYSIISDQTEQNKILNDPNLKHSEVETRGRGRAKIQQLRLADISYVYIHTIRGNVILLNNNQAVSHKGTILIVFIVIFLTFIFLFINTLNKLRPLNILKDKVQNFGDEEFDVSCSSDKKDEISLLANEFDKSAKKLKKLKESRNIFIRNIMHELKTPITKGKFLTELPQTSENNEKMQKVFYRLETLINEFASIEELMSTKKVLDKKDYYLADVIDNAVDILMCDEESVVHEYENIKINIDFKLFSIAMKNLLDNGIKYSPDKRVVVKTEDGKIIFENIGQELQHSLQDYYEPFFNGDNVKSNQSFGLGFYIISNILNANGFKLIYKHENGINNFIIY from the coding sequence ATGAATAAAAACTCAATAATCTTTACAATAACTATTACCTTTATTATTGCTCTTGTGCTGGTACTGGTAAGTTTTGGCATCCTTTATAAAGTCAGTGAAAAAAGAGAAGATTTTTTAATTGTTAAAAGAAATATGGAAGCTACTAATATGTTTTTTAGAGAGTTTAAACATGGTGGTTTAACTAAAAAGTTAGAAGAAGATTTAAAACTTATAAATTATTCTATAATCAGTGACCAAACAGAGCAAAATAAAATACTTAATGACCCAAACTTAAAACACAGTGAAGTTGAGACAAGAGGTAGAGGAAGAGCAAAGATTCAGCAACTCAGACTTGCAGATATCTCTTATGTATATATTCATACTATAAGAGGCAATGTCATTTTACTAAATAACAACCAAGCTGTAAGTCATAAAGGAACCATATTAATTGTATTTATTGTCATATTTTTAACATTTATTTTTTTATTCATAAATACTTTAAATAAATTAAGACCATTAAATATATTAAAAGATAAAGTCCAGAATTTTGGAGATGAAGAATTTGATGTCTCATGTTCGAGTGATAAAAAAGATGAGATATCTCTTCTTGCCAATGAGTTTGACAAATCTGCTAAAAAACTAAAAAAACTAAAAGAGTCTAGAAATATTTTCATACGAAATATTATGCATGAGTTAAAAACTCCAATCACAAAGGGCAAGTTTTTAACAGAGCTACCACAAACATCAGAGAACAATGAAAAAATGCAAAAGGTCTTTTACAGACTGGAAACACTTATAAATGAGTTTGCATCTATTGAAGAGTTGATGTCTACTAAAAAAGTATTAGATAAAAAAGATTATTATTTAGCTGATGTTATTGATAATGCAGTTGATATTTTGATGTGTGACGAAGAGAGTGTAGTTCATGAGTATGAAAACATTAAAATAAATATTGACTTTAAACTCTTTAGTATCGCTATGAAAAACTTACTTGATAATGGTATTAAATACTCTCCGGATAAAAGAGTAGTAGTAAAAACTGAAGATGGCAAAATCATCTTTGAAAATATCGGTCAAGAGTTGCAACATTCACTGCAAGACTATTATGAACCATTCTTTAATGGAGATAACGTAAAATCAAATCAAAGCTTCGGACTTGGATTCTATATCATCAGCAATATATTAAATGCAAATGGTTTTAAATTAATTTATAAACATGAAAATGGCATAAACAATTTTATTATATACTAA
- a CDS encoding efflux RND transporter permease subunit — translation MYKFSINRPITTLMYVVALIIFGLMSFKSMPSALFPNIDFPMVTIKTVYPGAEASTIESQVTDKIEEAVSRIGGIDNIISTSSEGVSVVTVKFFLERDIDEATNDVRDKVSAVIMPRDAKTPLVSKLDIGGASIINIFLTAKNETIQNLMLFADEKVKPKIQKINGVGAVNIIGYKDREIKIYPNPRLLNKFGITVRELNEIVAKENVKIGGGKLITNTQEFILKTKADALSVQELENIKIKDDIKLKDIATVTDALSDAKSYASYNGEEGVMLEVQKISGTNTIDIVKNVKKVVPQLQGYAKDNYEVKILNDTTPFIIHSLEDVEFDLIYGAFLAAIIVLIFLRNMTITLVSALSIPASIMGTFALMDYMGFDLNRMTLIGLTLAIGIIIDDAIVVIENIYKKMEEGMGKFEASVEGTKEMAFTILAISAMLLAVFIPVSFMSGIVGKFFESFAMTVGFAIIISYTIALSFIPSISARVLHKGESKFYDKTEPIFKALERGYEKILKLVLRFKVSTLILVFVIFFASLSLFPKIGMDFIPKEDKSEIEIKIKADSGISLQEMIRKSKEVEDLIRADENVVYTTLTIGYNTAQEKHKALMYVKLIEKDERELNQEEVTQSLRAKMKPFAKDMFITAAAIPNIKGAGVSVPYQIVLKSDSFEDLQVAKDRLIEHMKKKEGFVDIDTNLDDAKPQIDINILRQNANRLGISASQIAEAISTAFSSDLEISYFEENGKQYNITLRFDDENRISIDDIKKIQLRAQNGQFIYLDGLVTFTHSKALSSINHFDRQRQVTIFSDLFGLDLGGAVAYTRESIDSLMPEGVTYRFTGFAEEMEKTGKAFGVAIGLSVILMFIILAVLYESLIQPIIIMMALPLSIIGVMLALYASGLQFSLFVMIGFMLLMGMVGKNAVLLVDFANNAVESGKDADSALIEAGEKRLRPILMTTIAMVFAMLPLAIGDGLGSETKAPMAISIIGGLLSSMVLTLLIVPVMYRLINPFDRWLRKFYEVKHIKDGK, via the coding sequence ATGTATAAGTTTTCCATAAATAGACCTATAACAACATTGATGTATGTTGTTGCATTGATAATCTTTGGATTGATGAGCTTTAAGTCTATGCCATCAGCATTATTTCCTAATATTGACTTTCCGATGGTTACGATTAAAACAGTTTATCCTGGAGCAGAAGCTAGTACTATTGAGTCCCAGGTAACTGACAAGATAGAAGAAGCAGTTTCAAGAATCGGCGGTATTGATAACATCATATCTACTAGTAGTGAGGGTGTGAGTGTTGTAACTGTAAAGTTTTTTTTAGAGCGTGATATAGATGAAGCGACAAATGATGTAAGAGATAAAGTCTCTGCAGTTATCATGCCTCGTGATGCAAAGACACCTCTTGTAAGTAAGCTCGATATTGGTGGAGCTTCTATAATCAACATCTTCTTAACTGCAAAAAATGAGACTATTCAAAATCTTATGCTTTTTGCAGATGAGAAGGTAAAACCAAAAATACAAAAGATAAATGGTGTAGGTGCCGTAAATATCATCGGATACAAAGATAGAGAGATAAAGATATATCCAAACCCGAGACTTTTAAATAAGTTTGGCATCACAGTTCGTGAGTTAAATGAGATAGTCGCAAAAGAGAATGTAAAAATCGGTGGCGGTAAGTTAATAACCAATACTCAAGAGTTTATACTAAAAACCAAAGCAGATGCGCTGAGTGTACAAGAGCTTGAAAATATAAAAATAAAAGACGACATTAAACTAAAAGATATAGCAACAGTGACAGATGCCTTAAGTGATGCAAAAAGTTACGCTTCATATAATGGTGAAGAAGGCGTTATGCTAGAGGTTCAAAAAATCTCAGGAACTAATACTATAGATATTGTTAAAAATGTTAAAAAGGTGGTTCCCCAACTTCAGGGTTATGCAAAAGATAATTATGAAGTAAAAATCTTAAATGACACTACACCATTTATCATACACTCGCTAGAAGATGTTGAGTTTGACCTTATCTATGGAGCATTTTTAGCGGCTATTATTGTTTTAATATTTTTAAGAAACATGACAATTACTCTTGTTTCTGCACTATCTATTCCTGCATCTATCATGGGTACATTTGCTCTTATGGATTATATGGGATTTGATTTAAACAGGATGACTCTTATCGGTCTTACTTTGGCTATTGGTATTATCATCGATGATGCTATTGTTGTCATCGAGAACATCTACAAAAAGATGGAAGAGGGTATGGGTAAGTTTGAAGCATCTGTAGAAGGTACAAAAGAGATGGCTTTTACTATCCTTGCAATTTCTGCGATGCTATTGGCTGTTTTTATTCCTGTTTCATTTATGAGTGGAATTGTTGGAAAGTTCTTTGAATCATTTGCTATGACAGTTGGTTTCGCGATTATTATCTCATATACTATTGCACTTAGTTTTATTCCAAGTATTAGTGCCAGAGTTTTACATAAGGGTGAGAGCAAGTTCTATGACAAGACAGAGCCTATTTTTAAGGCGTTAGAAAGAGGTTATGAGAAGATACTAAAACTTGTACTAAGATTTAAAGTCTCAACTCTTATCTTAGTATTTGTAATCTTCTTCGCATCTCTTAGTCTATTTCCAAAGATCGGTATGGATTTTATCCCTAAAGAGGATAAGTCAGAGATAGAGATAAAGATAAAAGCAGATTCTGGCATCTCACTCCAAGAGATGATTAGAAAGTCTAAAGAAGTTGAGGACCTTATACGAGCAGATGAGAATGTTGTCTACACAACTTTGACTATCGGCTATAACACGGCACAAGAGAAACACAAGGCTCTTATGTATGTAAAACTAATAGAAAAAGATGAAAGAGAGTTAAATCAAGAAGAAGTTACTCAAAGTCTTAGAGCCAAGATGAAGCCATTTGCTAAAGATATGTTTATAACAGCCGCAGCTATTCCAAATATCAAAGGTGCCGGTGTATCTGTACCTTATCAGATAGTTCTAAAGTCAGACTCATTTGAGGACTTGCAAGTTGCAAAAGATAGACTAATAGAGCATATGAAAAAGAAAGAGGGTTTTGTTGATATAGATACAAATTTAGATGATGCAAAACCACAAATAGATATAAATATTTTAAGACAAAATGCAAATAGACTTGGCATCTCTGCATCTCAGATTGCAGAAGCTATCTCAACTGCATTTTCAAGTGATTTGGAGATATCATACTTTGAAGAAAACGGTAAGCAGTACAATATTACTCTACGTTTTGATGATGAAAACAGAATAAGCATAGATGATATCAAAAAGATTCAGCTCCGTGCCCAAAATGGTCAGTTTATTTATCTTGATGGTCTTGTTACTTTTACACATAGTAAAGCACTATCTTCAATAAACCACTTTGATAGACAGAGACAGGTAACTATTTTCTCAGATTTGTTTGGGCTTGACCTTGGTGGAGCAGTTGCATATACAAGAGAGTCTATTGATTCCCTTATGCCAGAAGGTGTTACTTATAGATTTACCGGTTTTGCTGAAGAGATGGAAAAAACAGGTAAAGCTTTTGGTGTGGCGATTGGTCTATCTGTAATACTTATGTTTATCATTCTAGCGGTTCTTTATGAGTCACTCATTCAGCCGATAATTATTATGATGGCGCTGCCTCTTAGTATCATAGGTGTTATGCTAGCTCTTTATGCATCTGGGTTGCAGTTTAGTCTATTTGTAATGATAGGGTTTATGCTTCTGATGGGTATGGTTGGTAAAAATGCCGTGCTTCTTGTTGACTTTGCGAACAACGCAGTAGAAAGCGGTAAAGACGCAGACTCTGCACTTATAGAAGCAGGGGAGAAAAGACTTAGACCGATTTTGATGACTACTATTGCCATGGTATTTGCTATGTTGCCACTGGCAATAGGTGATGGACTAGGTAGTGAGACAAAAGCACCGATGGCAATTTCAATCATCGGTGGACTTCTTAGTTCAATGGTTCTTACACTGCTTATAGTTCCTGTAATGTATAGACTTATCAATCCTTTTGACAGATGGTTGAGAAAGTTTTATGAAGTGAAACATATAAAAGATGGCAAATAA